The Pogona vitticeps strain Pit_001003342236 chromosome 6, PviZW2.1, whole genome shotgun sequence genome contains a region encoding:
- the LOC110070330 gene encoding olfactory receptor 14A16-like, with protein MHLLEPNLRNQSSLTHFLLLGFSEVHELQVLLFIVFFVYYFIAVGGNLLIISAVATDHHLHNPMYFFLMNLAIQDVGQISVIVPKSMANSIMESRQISYSGCVAQVLFYVFFLASDFFLLTVMAYDRYVAICNPLQYEMLMNKKTCLQMIATVWISSFLYGVLHAGGTFAVPFCSNIINQFFCEIPELVKLACSDLFLIEVGFLLFSIVAVVGCFIFILVTYVYIFTAVLKIQSLQGRQKAFSTCLPHLIVVSIFISTGCFVYIKPSFNTPSYLDLGMTILYSMVPPLMNPIVYSMRNKRIRNAVSKVLGLRYSSKVPH; from the coding sequence ATGCATCTTTTGGAACCAAACCTAAGGAATCAGTCTTCCCTCACACATTTTCTTCTCTTGGGATTCTCAGAGGTTCATGAGCTGCAGGTTTTACTCTTCATTGTCTTCTTCGTTTACTACTTCATTGCAGTTGGAGGAAATCTTCTCATCATCTCTGCAGTAGCTACTGACCACCATTTGCATAATCCCATGTACTTCTTTCTGATGAACTTGGCCATACAGGATGTGGGACAAATTTCAGTTATTGTCCCCAAATCCATGGCAAATTCCATCATGGAAAGTAGACAAATTTCATATTCTGGATGTGTGGCTCAAGTGCTTTTCTATGTCTTCTTTCTGGCATCCGATTTCTTTCTTCTCACAGTTATGGCATACGATCGGTATGTTGCTATTTGCAATCCTTTACAATATGAGATGTTGATGAACAAGAAAACCTGCCTTCAAATGATTGCTACTGTCTGGATcagcagctttctttatggagtctTACACGCTGGTGGTACCTTTGCAGTACCGTTTTGCTCCAACATTATCAATCAATTTTTCTGTGAAATCCCTGAATTAGTGAAGCTTGCCTGCTCTGATTTGTTCCTAATTGAAGTTGGATTCCTTTTATTTAGTATTGTGGCTGTAGTAGGttgctttattttcattcttgTGACTTATGTGTACATCTTTACTGCAGTGTTGAAAATTCAATCTTTGCAGGGAAGGCAGAAAGCCTTCTCAACCTGCCTTCCCCATCTCATTGTGGTTTCCATATTTATATCTACAGGATGTTTTGTTTATATCAAGCCCTCTTTTAATACGCCATCATATCTTGATTTGGGAATGACTATATTGTATTCCATGGTTCCCCCTTTAATGAACCCAATAGTGTACAGCATGAGAAACAAAAGAATAAGAAATGCTGTATCCAAGGTCTTAGGTTTAAGATATTCTTCAAAGGTTCCTCACTAA